The window GGTGGACGTTGCCGCCGGTCTTGACGAACGGCAGCTGCTTCCAGACCGCGTTGGACTCCACCGACTTGATGAACGTCGAGTTCGCCTCACCGTCGTTCGCCACGTACACGAACGAGGTCTTCGGGTCGGTGATCTTGGTCAGGCCCTCGAGGTCGGTCTGCGCGAGGCCGTAGTCCTTGTCGCCGCCCGACGTCCACTGGCTCTTCAGGCCGAGCTCCTGACCGATCGCGCCGAAGAACGAACCCGGGGTGAACATGCGGATCGACACCGTGCCGGAGTCGACCCAGCCGTCGGCCATCACGAACGGTCCGCCGGCCTTGCCGGCCTTCGCCAGGGCGGCCTTGCCGTCCTCGATCTTCTTGTCGAAGCCGGCGAGCAGCTCCTTGCCCTTGTCTTCGGTGCCGGTGATCGTGGCGAGCGTCTCCACCGTGCGGCGCATGTACCCGATCGGGTCGGTCGAGTCCGAACCGCGCAGCGCGAGCACCGGCGCGGTCTTCTCGATCTGCGCGAGTACGTTCTCCGGCACGTCGGTCACGGAGACGACCAGGTCCGGCTTCAGGGCCGCGATCGCGTCCAGGCTCGGCTCACCACGGGTACCGACGTCCGGGGTGGACGGCTCGAGCGCGATGCTCTTGTCCCACACGTTGTAACCCTTGACGTCGGCGGCGCCGACCGGCTTCACGCCGAGCGCGAGCAGCGTCTCGGTGAGGCCCCACTCGAGCGAGACGATGTTCGCCGCGGGTGCGTCCAGGCGCACGGTGCCACGCTCGTCCTTGACCTCGACCGGCCCGGAGGAGGCCTTCGCGGTGGAGCTGGCGTCGTCCGACGCGTCCTCGGTGGTGCCGCACGCGGCGAGGAGCAGCGCGGTCAGCGCGGCCGCGACCGTGGTGGTGAGCGCTCTGCGGGCGCCCCGGCGGGAGGTGGTGGGCATCGGTGTCCTTCTGGGTCGTCGGACGCGGGAACGTCCGGTTGGGACGGGCGGGGGGATGCGCCCGGGGAAAGCGAGGTCAGGGGAGCGGCGCCGGCCGCGGCCGCGTGCTGTGCCGACCGACGGGCCGGGTGCGCACGCGTCCGTCGTCGTGGACGTCCACGTCGATCCGCAGGCCGTAGACCTCGGTCAGCAGCTCGGACGTCAGCACCTCGGCGGGCAGGCCGGTGGCCCGGACGACACCGCGGTGCAGCAGGACGACGCGGTCGGCGACCGCGGCGGCCTGGTCGAGATCGTGCAGGACGACGCCGACCGCGACGCCGTGGTCGTCCGCCAGCTCCCGGACGATGTCCAGGGTCTCGACCTGGTAGCGCAGGTCGAGGAACGTGGTGGGTTCGTCGAGCAGGACGACGCCGGTGTCCTGCGCGAGGCAGGTCGCCAGCCAGACGCGCTGCAGCTCGCCGCCGGACAGCTCGTCGACCGGACGGTCCGCCATGGACTCGACGCCGGTGAGCCGCATCGCGCGCGCGACGACGTCCGGGCCCTCGGCGTCGCCGGAGCCGAACCGGCCGCGGTACGGGTGGCGCCCGTACGCGACGACGTCCCGGACGCGCACACCGCCCGGCGTCGGACGCGACTGCGTCAGCAGCGTGACGCGGCGCGCGAACTGCTTCGGGTGGAGTGCGGTGGCGTCGACGCGGTCGGCACCGTCCGGATCGCTGAGCGTCACTGCGCCCGCCTGCGGGGAGTGCAGGCGGGCGAGCGAGCGCAGCAGCGTCGACTTGCCGGATCCGTTGGGCCCGACGAGCGCGACCACCTCGCCGGCGTGGAGCTCCAGGCCGGCGTTCTCGACGACCGTGCGGCCGTCGTACGCGAGCGTGAGACCGGCACCGGTGAGCGCCGAGGATCGAGGTAAGGCGTCGTGCATGAGGTGAGGCTAACCTAAAAGCGATCCGCGCAGGTCGACTGGGGTGTGGTTGAGGCGAATGTGGCCTCGGACGCCGCCGCCTCCGCCGGGCCCGAGCGTCCCCTACGATCGGGGAGATCACTCTGCTGTCTCCGATCGCGGGAGGATACGTGCGGATCAGCAGTAGACGGTGGTCCGGCGGTGCGGTGCGCACTCACCCTCGATGGCCTCGGTGACGGCCGAACCACCCTCGCGTCCGGACGGCGACGACGTCCCGGTCACGCCGTGGTCGGTGGGGGAGCTC is drawn from Cryptosporangium minutisporangium and contains these coding sequences:
- a CDS encoding iron-siderophore ABC transporter substrate-binding protein, with translation MPTTSRRGARRALTTTVAAALTALLLAACGTTEDASDDASSTAKASSGPVEVKDERGTVRLDAPAANIVSLEWGLTETLLALGVKPVGAADVKGYNVWDKSIALEPSTPDVGTRGEPSLDAIAALKPDLVVSVTDVPENVLAQIEKTAPVLALRGSDSTDPIGYMRRTVETLATITGTEDKGKELLAGFDKKIEDGKAALAKAGKAGGPFVMADGWVDSGTVSIRMFTPGSFFGAIGQELGLKSQWTSGGDKDYGLAQTDLEGLTKITDPKTSFVYVANDGEANSTFIKSVESNAVWKQLPFVKTGGNVHRLPDGIWMFGSTPSAEAYVDAVVDALAGS
- a CDS encoding ABC transporter ATP-binding protein: MHDALPRSSALTGAGLTLAYDGRTVVENAGLELHAGEVVALVGPNGSGKSTLLRSLARLHSPQAGAVTLSDPDGADRVDATALHPKQFARRVTLLTQSRPTPGGVRVRDVVAYGRHPYRGRFGSGDAEGPDVVARAMRLTGVESMADRPVDELSGGELQRVWLATCLAQDTGVVLLDEPTTFLDLRYQVETLDIVRELADDHGVAVGVVLHDLDQAAAVADRVVLLHRGVVRATGLPAEVLTSELLTEVYGLRIDVDVHDDGRVRTRPVGRHSTRPRPAPLP